CGCTTGCAGCGGACCCAGAAGATGCACTCGATGAAGCCAGTGCCATGCCTGGCGAAACCACTCGTTCAGATGTCGATGACGTCATTGCTGAAACCGAGCGCCGCTTTGAAGAAGCTCAGCGTCGTCTAGATGAGCAATTTCAAGAAGTAGAACAGCAGACACCAGCCATAGAACCAATGGATGGCGACGCTCCTACTCCAAGTTGGGAAACGGAGTCCAGCTTACCCGGTACATCTGACTTAGATACGAACTTAGAAGCAACTGACGTAGATGCGTTGATCGAAGATACTGAGCGTCGTTTTGAAGAAGCGCAAAAGCGTTTAGAAGAACAGTTTGAGGCCCTGGAGCGTGAGCAGCCAGTCAGTGAAAGCATGAACAGTATTGGTGAGGAGCAAGAAGCAGAGCGCGTTCAAGAGTAGCGTACTGACATAATCAGTAAATACGAATAAGGCCCGCTGCTTGAGCGGGCCTTGTTTTATTCCTCTGGCGTTAGACCGGACGAATGTTGGAAGCCTGAAGGCCTTTTTTACCCTGTGTTACTTCAAAGCTGACTTTTTGACCGTCTTGCAGGGTCTTGAAACCTTCAGCTTGAATTTCGGAGAAGTGGGCAAATAGATCGTCACCGCCGTCATCAGGAGAGATGAAGCCGTAACCTTTGGTCTCGTTGAACCACTTGACAGTGCCAGTTGCCATCGTCCATATCCTTAACATGCTTAATGATTGAGCGAGCATTCGTTGTGAATGCCTGCCAAAATTACTGTAGAAGCAAATAATTCAGACGTCCAGCTGCGGACTTAAGATTTTTTAACTTTTGGTGAGCTTGCTCTCATGATGCAACTTGGTTTTATCGATGCACAGTTT
This genomic window from Halomonas sp. TD01 contains:
- a CDS encoding cold-shock protein, whose protein sequence is MATGTVKWFNETKGYGFISPDDGGDDLFAHFSEIQAEGFKTLQDGQKVSFEVTQGKKGLQASNIRPV